From the Roseofilum capinflatum BLCC-M114 genome, one window contains:
- a CDS encoding aspartyl protease family protein, producing the protein MTTPTETPMGKIITTLTIINRADQSAATRGYIPQQEVRSLTLNNVLVDTGASTLCLPSEAIAQLGLELLKEVDVATANGFSKARLFQDARISLLGREGTFECLELPGGRDPLLGVFPLESLGIELDLKNQTLKVLPETSMDTYLTIL; encoded by the coding sequence ATGACTACTCCAACCGAAACGCCCATGGGCAAAATCATCACCACTTTAACAATCATTAACCGTGCTGACCAATCTGCTGCCACACGAGGATATATTCCTCAACAAGAAGTGCGATCGCTAACTCTGAATAATGTGCTTGTAGATACAGGAGCAAGCACCTTGTGTTTACCTTCCGAGGCGATCGCCCAATTAGGCTTAGAATTGCTCAAAGAAGTTGATGTAGCCACTGCCAATGGCTTCAGTAAAGCCCGACTTTTCCAAGACGCGAGGATTTCCTTATTAGGTCGAGAAGGAACGTTTGAATGCTTAGAATTACCAGGAGGACGCGATCCTCTCTTGGGGGTTTTTCCTCTGGAATCATTAGGAATTGAACTGGATTTGAAAAATCAGACCCTTAAAGTGTTACCCGAAACCTCAATGGATACTTATTTGACGATTTTGTAG
- a CDS encoding type II toxin-antitoxin system ParD family antitoxin produces MNVSLPDPMRDYIDRQVQSGGYGSASEYIRDLIRQDQKRKAQEQLESLLLEGLNSGYATPMSDRDWQAIRQAIQDKFSQQQHG; encoded by the coding sequence ATGAATGTCTCTCTTCCCGATCCCATGCGGGATTATATTGATCGCCAAGTTCAGAGCGGAGGTTATGGAAGTGCCAGTGAATATATACGTGATCTGATTCGTCAAGACCAAAAGCGAAAAGCTCAAGAACAGTTGGAAAGCTTGCTTTTAGAAGGACTCAACTCTGGTTATGCTACTCCAATGAGCGATCGTGACTGGCAAGCTATTCGCCAAGCTATTCAAGATAAGTTCAGCCAACAGCAACATGGTTGA
- a CDS encoding element excision factor XisH family protein, translated as MPRLDLYHDVVKNALVKAGWTVTDEPLTIAFEDLTVYADLGAEKVIAAQKEREKIAIEVKVFGSSSPVTELERAVGQYYLYSTFIAKQEDDRKLYLAIPEKIYNTFFQRPSIQLFVKERQISYVVFNPEQEEIVTWIIN; from the coding sequence ATGCCTCGACTAGATCTTTATCATGATGTAGTTAAAAATGCTCTGGTTAAAGCAGGCTGGACGGTTACTGACGAGCCTTTGACGATCGCATTTGAAGATTTAACGGTTTATGCCGATCTTGGGGCCGAAAAAGTAATTGCGGCTCAAAAAGAGCGTGAAAAGATTGCCATTGAAGTTAAAGTGTTTGGCAGCTCTTCTCCGGTAACCGAGCTAGAACGAGCCGTAGGACAATATTATCTCTATTCAACGTTTATTGCCAAACAAGAGGACGATCGCAAGCTTTATTTAGCTATTCCAGAAAAAATCTATAATACATTCTTTCAACGTCCTTCAATTCAATTGTTTGTCAAAGAACGTCAAATTTCTTATGTCGTTTTTAATCCAGAACAGGAGGAAATTGTCACATGGATCATAAACTAG
- a CDS encoding XisI protein: MDHKLDSYAEIISDVVNEYAKYKPSYGEIELQAICNRNCFLLLSFGWNGDRRVHTTMLHLRIAGGKIWIERDETEEGVTQDLLDRGIDKADIVLGFYHPEHRKLTDFAIA; encoded by the coding sequence ATGGATCATAAACTAGATAGCTATGCCGAAATTATTAGCGATGTGGTTAATGAGTATGCGAAGTATAAACCAAGCTATGGTGAGATTGAACTACAAGCGATTTGCAATCGCAATTGTTTTCTGTTATTAAGTTTTGGCTGGAATGGCGATCGCCGAGTCCATACTACTATGTTACATTTACGCATTGCTGGGGGTAAAATTTGGATTGAGCGAGATGAAACTGAAGAAGGCGTTACCCAAGACCTTCTCGATCGCGGTATCGATAAAGCCGATATTGTATTAGGATTCTATCATCCGGAACATCGAAAACTAACTGATTTTGCGATCGCATGA
- a CDS encoding nucleotidyltransferase family protein — protein sequence MKVVAPPNGYPIEIGTLQTLLTDFKQNYGDRYHLTALGYFGSYARGEAQADSDLDIVFQSDKPNLLKTAILKQELEEIMGCSVDLVRWRETMNPSLKVRIEEEAYYV from the coding sequence ATGAAAGTTGTTGCACCACCGAACGGCTACCCCATTGAAATCGGCACACTGCAAACCCTACTGACGGATTTCAAACAAAACTATGGCGATCGCTATCATCTTACGGCTTTAGGTTATTTTGGTTCTTATGCACGAGGAGAAGCCCAAGCAGACAGCGATCTAGATATTGTTTTTCAAAGCGATAAACCTAACTTGCTAAAAACAGCAATTCTCAAACAAGAACTAGAAGAAATTATGGGTTGTTCTGTAGATCTGGTTCGCTGGAGAGAAACGATGAATCCTAGCCTAAAAGTGAGAATTGAGGAAGAAGCCTATTATGTCTAA
- a CDS encoding type II toxin-antitoxin system HicB family antitoxin, with translation MRNQYTTIIQWSEEDHLFLVTIPEFSDRVMMPCTHGKTRAEAIQKAEEVIEMYLEAWHEEGDSIPEPQFLQTA, from the coding sequence GTGAGGAATCAGTACACTACAATTATTCAGTGGTCAGAAGAAGACCATCTATTTCTAGTTACCATTCCAGAATTTTCTGACCGAGTGATGATGCCTTGTACTCATGGAAAAACTCGTGCAGAAGCTATTCAAAAAGCGGAAGAAGTGATCGAGATGTATTTAGAAGCTTGGCATGAAGAAGGAGACTCAATTCCTGAACCGCAATTTTTGCAAACAGCTTAA
- a CDS encoding type II toxin-antitoxin system HicA family toxin has protein sequence MPRKLRELKAEIARAGFVYLPKRGKGSHERWRHPLLKKTLTISGKDGSDVPPYLEKQVAQLLLELANIENK, from the coding sequence ATGCCGAGAAAACTGAGAGAACTCAAAGCTGAAATTGCCCGTGCTGGATTTGTTTATTTACCAAAGCGAGGTAAAGGTAGTCACGAACGGTGGCGACACCCTCTCCTGAAAAAAACACTCACAATTTCCGGTAAAGATGGCTCTGATGTACCCCCTTACCTAGAAAAACAAGTGGCTCAGTTATTACTTGAATTAGCCAATATTGAAAACAAATAG
- a CDS encoding aspartyl protease family protein has product MTTPTETPMGKIITTLNITNRIDQANAKQGLIPSEQVRSLTLNNVLVDTGASTLCLPSEAIAQLGLELLKEVDVATANGFSKARLFQDARISLLGREGTFECLELPGGRDPLLGVFPLESLGIELDLKNQTLKVLPETSMDTYLTIL; this is encoded by the coding sequence ATGACAACTCCAACCGAAACGCCCATGGGCAAAATTATCACCACTTTAAACATAACTAACCGTATCGACCAAGCTAATGCCAAACAAGGTTTAATTCCGTCAGAACAAGTGCGATCGCTGACCCTGAATAATGTGCTTGTAGATACAGGAGCAAGCACCTTGTGTTTACCTTCCGAGGCGATCGCCCAATTAGGCTTAGAATTGCTCAAAGAAGTTGATGTAGCCACTGCCAATGGCTTCAGTAAAGCCCGACTTTTCCAAGACGCGAGGATTTCCTTATTAGGTCGAGAAGGAACGTTTGAATGCTTAGAATTACCAGGAGGACGCGATCCTCTCTTGGGGGTTTTTCCTCTGGAATCATTAGGAATTGAACTGGATTTGAAAAATCAGACCCTTAAAGTGTTACCGGAAACCTCAATGGATACTTATTTGACGATTTTGTAG
- a CDS encoding type II toxin-antitoxin system HicB family antitoxin yields MKIKAIIHEAEEGGYWAEVPALPGCITEGDSWEEVMENLQEAIMGWLEVANESSQLQETDRIVEIAV; encoded by the coding sequence ATGAAGATTAAAGCAATTATTCATGAAGCCGAAGAGGGCGGATATTGGGCAGAAGTTCCAGCTCTTCCCGGATGTATTACTGAGGGAGATTCTTGGGAAGAAGTTATGGAGAATCTGCAAGAAGCAATTATGGGATGGTTGGAAGTCGCCAATGAAAGTTCCCAGCTCCAAGAAACCGATCGCATTGTGGAAATTGCAGTATGA
- a CDS encoding HepT-like ribonuclease domain-containing protein, translating into MSRTIKDYLQDIIDAINNAEEFITGFDFDTFESDQKTIFAVTRAVEIIGEASKQIPPEFKEQYPDIPWKEVAGMRDKMIHHYFGINLKILWNTVNNDLPPLKVTIQTMLNTIQQ; encoded by the coding sequence ATGAGCCGCACGATCAAAGACTATTTACAAGATATTATCGATGCGATAAACAACGCAGAAGAATTTATCACGGGTTTTGATTTTGATACCTTTGAATCCGATCAAAAAACAATTTTTGCTGTTACCCGTGCTGTAGAAATCATTGGCGAAGCATCTAAACAAATTCCGCCAGAATTCAAAGAACAGTATCCTGATATCCCTTGGAAGGAAGTTGCTGGAATGCGGGATAAAATGATTCATCATTACTTTGGGATTAACTTAAAAATCCTCTGGAATACGGTGAATAACGATTTGCCACCGCTAAAAGTCACTATCCAAACTATGCTAAACACTATACAACAGTAA
- a CDS encoding nucleotidyltransferase family protein, giving the protein MSITETQGITSETILESLREIYPHIQKQYQINQLGLFGSYVRGEATETSDIDVLVEFSPDINFGLITYCQLENYLSERLGKKVDLVTKDGLKPYIGEQILKEVVYL; this is encoded by the coding sequence ATGAGTATCACTGAAACTCAAGGTATCACCTCTGAAACCATCCTAGAATCTCTCCGGGAAATCTACCCTCACATTCAGAAACAATACCAAATTAATCAGCTAGGACTTTTTGGTTCCTATGTTCGAGGAGAAGCGACTGAAACGAGCGATATCGATGTACTGGTTGAATTTAGTCCGGACATTAATTTTGGTCTAATTACCTACTGTCAACTTGAAAATTACTTGAGTGAAAGACTGGGGAAAAAAGTCGATCTGGTTACTAAAGATGGATTAAAACCCTATATTGGCGAACAGATACTCAAGGAAGTGGTTTACTTATGA
- a CDS encoding transposase gives MKRDRRSIRLKGYDYSRSGHYFVTVCTYQRQCFFGEIIEGEVQLNNLGQIVAEEWQKSADIRQEIQLDLWVIMPNHMHGIAIIDSENPHPIIQSENQTTQTGIIKPMKPRSLSSLMAGFKSATTKKINQFRSAPGTPVWQRNYYEHRIRNEESLQKIRQYICTNPQQWKSDQLHPQNPSKW, from the coding sequence ATGAAACGAGATCGCCGTTCCATTCGTCTTAAAGGATATGACTACAGTCGATCGGGTCACTATTTTGTTACCGTTTGTACCTATCAACGTCAATGTTTCTTCGGTGAAATTATTGAAGGTGAAGTCCAATTAAATAACCTGGGACAGATTGTAGCAGAGGAATGGCAAAAATCTGCGGACATTCGACAGGAAATTCAATTAGATTTGTGGGTGATTATGCCTAATCATATGCATGGAATTGCGATCATTGATTCTGAAAACCCGCATCCAATTATACAATCAGAAAACCAGACAACCCAAACAGGAATTATAAAGCCAATGAAACCGCGATCGCTCTCTTCATTGATGGCGGGATTTAAATCAGCAACAACCAAGAAAATTAATCAATTTCGTTCAGCTCCAGGAACTCCCGTTTGGCAACGGAACTATTACGAACACCGAATTCGTAATGAAGAATCTTTACAGAAAATTAGGCAATATATTTGTACCAACCCCCAACAATGGAAATCTGACCAATTGCATCCCCAAAATCCATCTAAATGGTAA
- a CDS encoding S8 family serine peptidase, with protein MEIDYIFDGGGYKGELAIFSLDGMDEFEPGSEDFIQEAANRSLSSSEQGHVVISDADEGARFSGNLGERDQNAGEYLGVKSFNMRSGDTFGVMLVPNKTVARVFDNPGLGGSGRPLFSMVTSNPYEGFHVGQIADVTGDGSTFVMEDIRMDGKTDSDYNDIIFQIRGAKGKAALMDEVLGEGEDWRETELGKGIIEYVKPYVTPDAVDEVAGDLVEDIETLLEFLDKTTEPEAVENSVEENLGEEAFTTDVVEPEVVEQESEDNLVEEGEDSETENTVEPEVVQEATTASEENSDEEEPAITVEENNSVAEEEEVVVAETTETENGESSDDLEENAVEAQEIVEEVEGENTDTEPVELEPTVKQELVARLETLTSNLEEIDTEESSITQLKETVTTLADSLTRNSEELSQVQEVATTRLVNRLEAVAQQWVSGGEEPTVFEFAETEQPLVGVIDTGFSGDNPDIDYSRITLGTDYVEGDENPLLSEGEGNEHGTHILGIIGATQDNGIGIDGVNDTAPLWVSRAIGSGQWAESLMEFVDAAQESGQPNAVVNLSLDLTQVDAEGNVTTRYELTPEEREAIEYARQNGVLIVAAAGNDGDVMSVLGQASQEFDNILTVGAAEQVNPRLSVAEGFNRAEYSSYGQGLDLLAPGGTTDNPVVSTVGEGVGTMAGTSVATAKVTGAVSQVWAANPELSYRQVVEILKETATDLDAPNGDETTGAGLLNLLAAVQVAKETKPEVYEPEKLLAPLTWGGEGTVTPQERAVSERFWKNGKYYDWVPYQMKWGDTLNAIAQRTLGSGAYDYYMWIAQKNGIRNPNYIVTGDWIQIPQEVPASPVVVNPVIEPKIPVPVPPPVSISPAAKQSIEELYQQNKTTLGQKTGEIIDLGNGFLKQNFEGGYIIWNGQKALVYFLGTGTPKFPKPTPEPKSLIYGSLVQGSGAAVYYIDNGYRRDIPDPETFYLMGFEVKNINRIPDSQLNTIPLGRSMPSRKNGALVQGFGSEVYYMENGYRRHIPDAVTFNVMELNWGGIQRVSTEDLNDIPLGNPLPSQRDGALLHGDGPAVYITENGYRRLIPDPETFKAMGLDKADIQFISESSLQTIALKNPLPSRKDGTLLQGFGSEVYYMENGDRRLIPDGVTFNTMGLDLADIEQVSNDDINAIPLGEPLPSQRDGALLHGDGPAVYITENGYRRLIPDPETFDAIGLDRGEIQFIAESSLQTIPLKNPLPSRKNGSLVQGSGSEIYYMESGFRRLIPDAETFDKMGLDMEDIQHVSDADGNAIPLGQPLPSLSEVTQDNKLSPAQQISFNQTTQESVNPQDVNDIYTFTVDRPQYVRLELDGLSDNANIELIEDVNHNQQLDIGEVLGRSDKAGSDSEAFTRFLTPGQYYVRVASGTQHANTDYNLSLRGWLNVQPDNGPQPVNRIQGIGGQKGYKIDSVYFSDVTGDDQADAVVVNNWGTTTRRSNSSEFLRNETWTEFPHFGSHRTFFADVNGDGKADAIAVNDFVHPDVDAVYVKLSNGSEFLETQKWTEFGYGGKYGTFFADVTGDGKADAIVVNDEGVTVRRSDGTRFLWNEPWTTNGYGGKYGTFFADVTGDGKADAIVVNDEGVTVRRSDGTRFLWNEPWTTNGYGGKYGTFFADVTGDGKADAIVVNDEGVTVRRSDGTRFLWNEPWTTNGYGGKYGTFFADVTGDGKADAIVVNDEGVTVRRSNGSSFSWNEPWTTNGYGGEGGPGTIVKGSGPEVYFIDGIVRRHIPDAETLSYVGVGYITSQNSLSDEDLNSILLGDPLPSRKNGALVKGSGPEVYYMEKGQRRHIPDAETFEAMGLDWGAIQYVSERDLNDIPLGLPVPSVKDSRPSNPNPGYIYNDNDYLKALYQDNVGNRLGTNAHNHDHIIREALDTIDGDGDGRVHALVGGEVVSAKNGQHIKDWKYNGEVAIYNKELNKTFIYWHFAPGSVNTSLLGQTINAGDFIGREGNTGSSYGAHTHVQIHNGRGPNYAFEARLHIPSVFQDAVRKGLVKFP; from the coding sequence GTGGAGATTGACTACATCTTTGACGGTGGGGGATACAAGGGAGAACTGGCTATCTTTTCCCTAGACGGAATGGATGAATTTGAACCGGGTTCCGAAGACTTTATTCAAGAAGCAGCCAATCGTTCCTTGAGTAGCTCAGAACAAGGTCATGTGGTAATTTCCGATGCTGATGAAGGCGCGAGATTTAGCGGAAACTTAGGCGAGCGCGACCAAAATGCTGGAGAGTATTTGGGCGTAAAAAGCTTTAATATGCGATCGGGGGATACCTTCGGCGTAATGTTAGTTCCCAATAAAACCGTTGCTAGAGTCTTTGACAATCCAGGACTTGGCGGTTCTGGTCGTCCCCTATTCTCCATGGTAACCTCCAATCCCTATGAAGGCTTCCATGTGGGACAAATTGCCGATGTCACTGGAGATGGCTCTACATTCGTGATGGAAGACATCCGCATGGATGGTAAAACCGATTCCGACTACAACGATATCATCTTCCAGATTCGGGGAGCCAAAGGCAAAGCCGCACTGATGGATGAGGTGCTGGGTGAAGGAGAAGATTGGCGCGAGACGGAGTTAGGTAAAGGGATTATTGAATATGTTAAACCCTATGTCACTCCCGATGCAGTGGATGAAGTCGCAGGAGACTTAGTTGAGGATATAGAGACTTTACTAGAGTTCTTGGACAAGACGACAGAACCAGAAGCGGTAGAGAATTCTGTAGAAGAGAATTTAGGTGAAGAAGCTTTCACTACTGATGTTGTTGAACCGGAGGTGGTGGAGCAGGAGAGCGAGGATAACCTCGTTGAGGAAGGTGAAGATTCTGAAACTGAAAATACGGTAGAACCAGAGGTTGTGCAGGAAGCGACAACGGCTAGTGAAGAGAACTCAGATGAGGAAGAACCAGCAATTACAGTAGAGGAAAATAATTCCGTTGCTGAGGAAGAAGAAGTAGTAGTTGCGGAGACTACGGAGACCGAAAACGGGGAAAGTTCTGATGATTTAGAGGAAAATGCGGTAGAAGCGCAAGAAATTGTTGAAGAGGTTGAGGGAGAGAATACGGATACGGAACCGGTGGAACTGGAACCGACAGTGAAGCAGGAACTGGTAGCGCGGTTGGAAACGCTGACGAGTAACCTGGAGGAGATTGACACCGAAGAGAGTTCGATTACTCAACTGAAAGAAACCGTTACTACCCTCGCGGATAGTTTAACCCGGAACTCTGAAGAGCTTTCCCAGGTGCAGGAAGTGGCAACGACGCGGTTAGTGAACCGGTTGGAAGCAGTAGCGCAGCAGTGGGTGTCGGGGGGAGAAGAACCCACGGTATTCGAGTTTGCGGAAACGGAGCAACCGTTGGTGGGTGTGATTGATACGGGATTTAGTGGGGATAATCCAGATATTGATTATTCTCGGATTACTCTGGGAACCGATTATGTTGAGGGTGATGAGAATCCCTTGTTGTCGGAAGGAGAGGGGAATGAACATGGAACTCATATCCTGGGCATTATTGGCGCAACTCAAGACAATGGTATTGGCATTGATGGGGTGAATGATACGGCTCCTCTGTGGGTGAGTCGCGCCATTGGTTCGGGACAATGGGCAGAGTCTTTGATGGAGTTTGTGGATGCCGCTCAAGAGTCGGGACAACCGAATGCGGTGGTGAATCTGAGTTTGGATTTAACTCAGGTGGATGCCGAAGGGAATGTGACGACGCGCTATGAGTTAACCCCAGAGGAGCGGGAAGCCATTGAATATGCCCGGCAGAATGGAGTGTTAATTGTGGCGGCTGCTGGGAATGATGGGGATGTCATGTCCGTGTTGGGACAAGCCTCTCAGGAGTTCGATAATATCCTCACGGTGGGAGCAGCCGAGCAGGTGAATCCCAGACTGTCGGTGGCTGAAGGGTTTAATCGGGCTGAGTATTCCAGTTATGGTCAAGGGTTAGATTTGTTGGCTCCAGGAGGGACAACGGATAACCCGGTGGTTTCTACGGTGGGTGAAGGTGTCGGAACGATGGCAGGGACTTCCGTAGCCACAGCGAAGGTAACAGGGGCGGTGTCTCAAGTTTGGGCAGCCAATCCAGAGTTGAGTTATCGCCAAGTGGTGGAGATTTTGAAGGAGACGGCGACGGATTTAGATGCACCGAATGGGGATGAGACGACGGGCGCTGGATTGTTGAATCTGTTGGCTGCTGTTCAGGTGGCGAAGGAGACGAAGCCAGAGGTTTATGAACCGGAAAAACTCTTAGCTCCATTGACTTGGGGAGGAGAAGGAACCGTTACCCCACAAGAGCGGGCGGTTAGTGAGAGGTTCTGGAAGAATGGTAAGTATTATGATTGGGTTCCGTATCAAATGAAATGGGGAGATACGTTAAATGCGATCGCCCAACGGACTCTGGGCAGTGGGGCTTACGATTACTATATGTGGATTGCTCAGAAGAATGGTATTCGCAATCCTAACTATATTGTAACGGGAGACTGGATACAAATTCCCCAGGAAGTCCCTGCTAGTCCTGTAGTTGTTAACCCTGTAATTGAACCGAAAATTCCTGTCCCCGTTCCTCCACCTGTGTCTATCAGTCCGGCGGCAAAACAAAGTATTGAGGAACTCTATCAACAAAATAAGACAACATTGGGCCAGAAAACGGGTGAGATTATCGACTTGGGTAATGGATTTCTGAAGCAAAACTTTGAAGGGGGTTATATTATCTGGAATGGGCAGAAAGCGTTAGTTTATTTCTTGGGAACAGGAACGCCTAAATTCCCGAAACCGACACCTGAACCCAAATCATTGATCTATGGATCGCTTGTTCAAGGTTCTGGAGCAGCCGTTTACTATATCGATAATGGATATCGCCGTGATATTCCCGATCCAGAAACGTTCTATCTCATGGGTTTCGAGGTGAAAAATATTAATCGGATTCCAGATAGTCAGTTGAATACTATTCCCTTGGGTAGATCCATGCCTTCACGGAAAAATGGCGCTCTAGTTCAAGGTTTTGGCTCAGAAGTTTACTATATGGAAAATGGGTATCGCCGCCATATTCCGGATGCAGTGACGTTTAATGTAATGGAACTCAATTGGGGAGGGATTCAGCGAGTTTCGACTGAAGATTTGAATGATATTCCTTTGGGGAATCCTTTACCGTCTCAGCGTGATGGTGCTTTGTTACATGGTGATGGGCCGGCAGTGTATATTACGGAAAATGGCTACCGTCGCCTGATTCCCGATCCAGAAACCTTTAAGGCAATGGGGTTAGATAAGGCAGATATTCAGTTTATTTCCGAGAGTAGTTTGCAAACTATTGCCTTGAAAAATCCTTTACCTTCACGGAAAGATGGTACTTTGCTTCAAGGTTTTGGCTCGGAAGTTTACTACATGGAAAATGGCGATCGTCGTCTAATTCCTGATGGTGTCACTTTCAATACGATGGGATTGGATTTAGCTGATATTGAGCAAGTGTCTAATGATGATATTAATGCTATTCCATTGGGCGAACCTCTACCATCCCAGCGTGATGGCGCTTTGTTACATGGTGATGGCCCAGCAGTGTATATTACGGAAAATGGCTACCGTCGCCTGATTCCCGATCCAGAAACCTTTGATGCTATAGGGCTAGATAGGGGAGAGATTCAGTTTATTGCCGAGAGTAGTTTGCAAACTATTCCCTTGAAAAATCCTTTACCTTCACGGAAAAATGGCTCTTTGGTACAAGGTTCTGGCTCGGAAATTTACTATATGGAAAGTGGATTCCGTCGCTTGATTCCGGATGCAGAAACTTTCGATAAAATGGGTTTGGATATGGAGGATATCCAGCATGTTTCAGATGCTGATGGGAATGCGATTCCTTTAGGTCAACCTTTGCCGTCGTTATCTGAGGTGACACAGGATAATAAACTCTCTCCCGCTCAACAGATTTCGTTCAATCAAACCACTCAAGAGTCTGTCAATCCTCAAGATGTCAATGATATTTATACCTTTACTGTAGACCGCCCTCAATATGTGCGTTTGGAGTTAGATGGGTTAAGTGATAATGCCAATATTGAATTGATTGAAGATGTGAATCATAACCAGCAGCTAGATATTGGTGAAGTTCTAGGGCGATCCGATAAAGCGGGTAGCGATTCGGAGGCATTCACTCGTTTTCTCACTCCAGGACAATATTATGTGAGGGTTGCATCTGGTACTCAACACGCTAATACGGACTACAATTTAAGTCTGCGAGGTTGGTTAAATGTTCAGCCGGATAATGGGCCGCAACCCGTCAATAGAATACAAGGTATAGGCGGACAAAAGGGCTATAAAATCGACTCGGTTTATTTTAGTGATGTTACGGGAGACGATCAGGCAGATGCAGTGGTTGTGAATAACTGGGGAACAACTACTCGTCGGTCAAATAGTTCTGAATTTTTGCGGAATGAGACTTGGACAGAATTTCCCCATTTTGGCTCACACCGAACGTTCTTTGCTGATGTCAATGGTGATGGTAAAGCGGATGCTATTGCTGTGAATGACTTTGTTCATCCTGATGTGGATGCTGTTTATGTCAAACTTTCTAATGGTTCTGAGTTCCTGGAAACCCAAAAATGGACGGAATTTGGTTACGGAGGAAAATATGGAACGTTTTTCGCTGATGTAACTGGTGATGGTAAGGCAGATGCCATTGTGGTTAATGATGAAGGAGTTACGGTTCGGCGATCGGATGGTACTCGCTTTTTATGGAATGAACCTTGGACGACTAATGGTTACGGAGGAAAATATGGAACGTTTTTCGCTGATGTAACTGGTGATGGTAAGGCAGATGCCATTGTGGTTAATGATGAAGGAGTTACGGTTCGGCGATCGGATGGTACTCGCTTTTTATGGAATGAACCTTGGACGACTAATGGTTACGGAGGAAAATATGGAACGTTTTTCGCTGATGTAACTGGTGATGGTAAGGCAGATGCCATTGTGGTTAATGATGAAGGAGTTACGGTTCGGCGATCGGATGGTACTCGCTTTTTATGGAATGAACCTTGGACGACTAATGGTTACGGAGGAAAATATGGAACGTTTTTCGCTGATGTAACCGGTGATGGTAAAGCCGATGCCATTGTGGTTAATGATGAGGGAGTTACGGTTCGGCGATCGAATGGTAGTAGCTTTTCATGGAATGAACCTTGGACGACTAATGGTTATGGGGGTGAAGGTGGCCCGGGCACAATTGTTAAAGGAAGCGGCCCTGAAGTGTATTTTATTGATGGAATAGTACGCCGTCATATTCCTGATGCTGAAACTTTATCCTATGTGGGAGTGGGATATATTACTTCTCAAAATTCTCTTTCTGATGAGGATTTGAACTCAATTCTTCTAGGCGATCCTTTACCATCCCGGAAGAATGGAGCATTAGTCAAAGGTTCTGGGCCAGAAGTTTACTATATGGAAAAAGGTCAGCGTCGTCATATTCCCGATGCTGAAACTTTCGAGGCAATGGGTTTAGACTGGGGTGCGATTCAGTATGTCTCAGAACGCGATTTGAATGATATTCCTTTGGGTTTACCTGTGCCTTCAGTAAAGGATAGTCGTCCATCTAATCCAAATCCAGGTTATATTTACAATGACAATGACTACTTAAAGGCATTGTATCAAGATAATGTTGGGAATCGTTTAGGAACTAATGCTCACAATCACGATCATATAATTCGTGAAGCTCTTGATACTATTGATGGAGATGGAGATGGGAGAGTTCATGCCTTAGTTGGTGGAGAAGTCGTTTCTGCGAAAAATGGACAACACATCAAGGATTGGAAATATAATGGTGAGGTTGCTATTTACAATAAAGAGCTAAATAAAACCTTTATTTATTGGCATTTTGCTCCAGGATCGGTAAACACATCACTTCTGGGACAAACAATTAATGCAGGTGACTTTATTGGTCGCGAAGGTAATACTGGGTCATCTTATGGGGCCCATACTCACGTTCAGATTCATAATGGTCGCGGGCCAAACTATGCTTTTGAAGCTCGATTGCATATTCCTTCTGTCTTCCAAGATGCTGTAAGAAAGGGACTGGTTAAGTTCCCATAA
- the rpsU gene encoding 30S ribosomal protein S21, which translates to MTQVVVGENEGIDSALRRFKRQVSKAGILADVKSRRHFETPQEKRKRKAVAARRKRRMSR; encoded by the coding sequence ATGACCCAAGTGGTAGTCGGAGAAAACGAAGGAATTGATTCAGCTCTACGTCGCTTTAAGCGCCAAGTGTCCAAAGCCGGAATCCTGGCGGATGTGAAAAGCCGCCGCCATTTTGAAACCCCTCAAGAGAAGCGCAAGCGTAAAGCAGTTGCAGCTCGCCGCAAGCGGCGCATGTCTCGCTAG